In a single window of the Gammaproteobacteria bacterium genome:
- a CDS encoding methyltransferase domain-containing protein → MDYERSHVIAQREALRQWFKTPLGLSLLGDERLVLDAVLDTLFGYYALQIGVAADADLLAKSRIRQRMVLDAALLGPGQVSAGPGALGEPDALPVMTDCIDLVLLHHTLEFEPDPHEVLREVDRILIPEGHVIIVAFNPWSLWALKRRLRKRQARPPWCGHYLGLNRLKDWFRLLGFDIELVRPVAFRPPLEQERLMQRLQFMERAGRRWWPMFAGVNIVVAKKRVATLTPIKPRWRSAPVVADAIETSGSR, encoded by the coding sequence ATGGATTACGAGCGTAGCCATGTCATCGCCCAGCGGGAGGCGCTTCGCCAGTGGTTCAAGACGCCCCTGGGTCTGAGCCTGCTTGGGGATGAACGGCTTGTCCTGGATGCTGTCCTCGACACCTTGTTTGGCTACTATGCGCTGCAAATCGGTGTGGCGGCGGATGCGGACCTGTTGGCGAAGAGCCGGATTCGTCAGCGCATGGTGCTGGACGCCGCGCTCCTGGGCCCGGGCCAGGTCAGCGCGGGTCCGGGCGCCTTGGGCGAGCCTGACGCCCTGCCGGTCATGACGGACTGCATAGACCTGGTGCTGCTGCATCACACTCTGGAATTTGAACCCGATCCCCACGAGGTGTTGCGGGAAGTTGACCGGATCCTGATTCCCGAGGGGCATGTGATCATCGTGGCATTCAACCCCTGGAGCCTTTGGGCCCTCAAACGCCGCTTGAGAAAGCGCCAGGCGCGGCCCCCCTGGTGTGGCCACTATTTGGGATTGAACCGCTTGAAGGACTGGTTTCGTTTGCTCGGTTTTGACATTGAACTGGTGCGCCCCGTCGCCTTTCGTCCGCCCCTGGAGCAGGAGCGGCTGATGCAGCGGCTTCAATTCATGGAACGGGCAGGCCGCCGCTGGTGGCCCATGTTTGCCGGGGTGAACATTGTTGTGGCCAAAAAGCGTGTCGCCACGCTGACGCCGATCAAACCCCGCTGGCGCAGCGCCCCGGTGGTGGCCGATGCCATTGAGACCAGCGGAAGCCGGTGA